The genomic segment GGTGCCCGACCGGGAGACGCCGGGGAGGATAGCCACGCCCTGCAACAGCCCGACGAAGACGGCGTCGACCCAGTCGGGCCGGTCGCGGTCACCGAGTGACAGCGCGGCGGCGAACCGCTGGACCAGCCCCGTGAGCACGAGCAGGCCGCCGACCAGCGCGACGAACAGTCCCCCCTCCAGCCCGGAGACCGCGGCGTCGAGGACGAGATACGCCGGCAGTCCGGTCAGGCCCGTCGCCGCCGTCGCGACGAACAGAAAGGAGAGGTCGGCCGTCTCGTCGGCGAAGGGGCGACGCGAGAGCTCGCGGACGGACCGCAGGATATCCCGGACCTCGCCGCGGTAGTACGCGACGGCGGCGACGGCGGTGCCGGCGTGGAGAAAGAGCGCCAGCCGCGTCGCGTCGTCGGGGTCGAAACCGGAGAGCGCCGTCGAGGCGAGCGCGACGCCGCCCTCGCTGGAGACCGGGAGCCACTCCAGAACCCCCTGTAAGACACCCAGCAAGATAGCGATGAGAATCGGGTTCATACCCACTGAGCGGACAGCCGGGAGTAAAGTCGGTTCGGTATCGGAGGACGTACCCGAGCTATCAGTACTTATACAGCGGCTGCGTAACGGGTGGTATGCAACTGGGTGGGATCGAGGCCGCGCTGGGCTCGCTCCCCGTCTGGCAAGGGTTCTCGCTGCTGGTCGTCACCGGGCTGGTGCTTGCCCTCGCCGTGCGCGCCGTCGGCGACAGGTATCTCAAGTCACTGACCAGCCGCATCGACAGTGACATCGACGACATCGTCCTCGGTGGCGTCCACCGGGCGCTGTACGTCAGTCTCGCGCTGGCCGGCGCGTACGCCGGGACGCAGGTGTACGACATCGCTCCGGGCATCTCGGTCCCGCTGGAATCGGGGACGCTGTCGGTCGTCATCGTCGTCTGGATGGCGACGCTGCTGCGAGTCGGTCGGAAGGTGTCGACGGCGGTGACCGACACCGAGTACATCGACCGCCAGATGGTTCCCATCCTCCAGAACGTCTGGAGCGCCGTCGTCGCCGCCGTCGCCGTCTTCCTCCTGCTCGTGCTGTGGGACGTCGACGTGACGCCGCTCTTGGCCTCGGCCGGCATCGCCGGCATCATCGTTGGCCTGGCCGCCCGGGACACGCTGGCGAACTTCTTCGGCTCGCTGTCGCTGTATCTCGACGGGACCTACAAGGTGGGCGACTACGTCGTCCTCGAAACCGGCGAGCGCGGTCGCGTCGAGGACATCTCCGTGCGCTCGACGGTCATCCGGACCCGCGACGACATCCTCGTCACCGTCCCCAACGCGAAGCTGTCGAACGCCGCCATCGTCAACGAGTCCACGCCCAAGACGAAACGCCGTATCCGGGTACCCATCGGCGTCGCCTACGGCACCGATATCGACGCTCTGGAGGAGCTACTGCTGGAGATTGCCGACGCCGAGGGACTCGTACTGGAACGGCCCAAGCCCCGCGTCCGCTTCCGGGAGTTCGGCGGGTCCGCGCTGAACTTCGAGCTACTGTGCTGGGTCAACAATCCGGCCCAGCGAGCGCGTGCGACACACGGGCTCAACAGCGCCATCTACAAGCGATTCCGGGCCGACGGCATCGAAATTCCGTTCCCACAGCGGGACGTGTCGGTGTCCGTCACCGACGTGCCCGGGGAGCTGTTCGGACAGCCTGACGAGCCGTCCGCCGAACCGTTCCCGACCGAGACAACCGAACCGAGCCACCCGGCGTCGGAACGCCGTTCAGACGGCGGGCACGAAGACCGGTGACACAGTCCGGGTTCGGTCGCTGATTCGGAAAACAACGCGGGCGGGACTTTCTGGCTGTCGAAGCAGCCGATATCGAACACTGTGGACACGGCGTCGAGGTCGAAACGCAGTTACCGACCGCCCTCCACACCACGACAATGACCGTACTAGAGGACGCCGAGGCCGCGCTGGCCACGGGGCCGCTCTGTGATTCCTGTCTCGGCCGGCTGTTCGCCGAGCGGAGCTTCGGGCTGGCCAACGCCGAGCGGGGGGAGGCGCTGCGGGTCTCGCTGGCGCTGGAAGCCGACGAGCCCTTCGAGCCGAGCGAGGACTGCTGGGTGTGTGAGATGGAGAGCGACCGCGTCGACTGGTGGGCCGAGCAGGCCGCCACCGCCGTCAGGGGGTACGACTTCGACACCTATCAGGTCGGGACGAAGGTGCCGCCGCTGCTCGAAGAGAACGACGCCCTGCTGCGCGAGGACGTGGGCTTCGACGAGGAGTCGGGCGAGGCGCTGAAGACCGAGCTGAACCGCGAGGTCGGCAAGCGCATCGGCGACCTGACCGGCGCCGAAGTGGAGTTTGGCCGCCCGGACGTGCAGTTCACGCTCGACCTGTCGACGGACGACATCGACGTCACCGTCAACTCCGCGTTCGTCTACGGCCGCTACCGCAAGCTCGAACGGGACATCCCCCAGACGAAGTGGCCCTGCAACGACTGCAACGGCACCGGGCGCTGGCAGGGCCAGCCCTGTGACGGCTGTGACGGCTCCGGCTTCCGCTACGACGAGTCCGTCGAACAGCTCTCGGTACCGGTCGTCGTCGACGCGATGGACGGGGAGTCGGGCACCTTCCACGGCGCCGGCCGCGAGGACGTGGACGCGCTGATGCTGGAGTCCGGTCGCCCCTTCGTCATCGAAGTGGACGAGCCCCGCGTTCGCGACGTGGACGTCGACCAGCTCGAAGCCGACGTCAACGAGTTCGCCGACGGCAAGGTCGAAGTCGAGGGGCTCCGGCTGGCGACCCACGACATGGTCGAGCGCGTCAAGGAACTGGACGCCTCGAAGACCTACCGGATGGACGTGGAGTTCAGCGAGCCGGTCACCGACGAGGCGCTGCAGGCGGCCCTCGACGAGCTCGAAGGGACGACCGTCCATCAGGACACGCCACAGCGTGTCTCCCACCGGCGGGCGGACCTCA from the Halomicroarcula saliterrae genome contains:
- a CDS encoding mechanosensitive ion channel family protein — its product is MQLGGIEAALGSLPVWQGFSLLVVTGLVLALAVRAVGDRYLKSLTSRIDSDIDDIVLGGVHRALYVSLALAGAYAGTQVYDIAPGISVPLESGTLSVVIVVWMATLLRVGRKVSTAVTDTEYIDRQMVPILQNVWSAVVAAVAVFLLLVLWDVDVTPLLASAGIAGIIVGLAARDTLANFFGSLSLYLDGTYKVGDYVVLETGERGRVEDISVRSTVIRTRDDILVTVPNAKLSNAAIVNESTPKTKRRIRVPIGVAYGTDIDALEELLLEIADAEGLVLERPKPRVRFREFGGSALNFELLCWVNNPAQRARATHGLNSAIYKRFRADGIEIPFPQRDVSVSVTDVPGELFGQPDEPSAEPFPTETTEPSHPASERRSDGGHEDR
- a CDS encoding tRNA pseudouridine(54/55) synthase Pus10, with translation MTVLEDAEAALATGPLCDSCLGRLFAERSFGLANAERGEALRVSLALEADEPFEPSEDCWVCEMESDRVDWWAEQAATAVRGYDFDTYQVGTKVPPLLEENDALLREDVGFDEESGEALKTELNREVGKRIGDLTGAEVEFGRPDVQFTLDLSTDDIDVTVNSAFVYGRYRKLERDIPQTKWPCNDCNGTGRWQGQPCDGCDGSGFRYDESVEQLSVPVVVDAMDGESGTFHGAGREDVDALMLESGRPFVIEVDEPRVRDVDVDQLEADVNEFADGKVEVEGLRLATHDMVERVKELDASKTYRMDVEFSEPVTDEALQAALDELEGTTVHQDTPQRVSHRRADLTRTRDVYAASGDLVDDTHADIRIHGAGGLYVKELISSDEGRTEPSLTGLLGVDSVVTALDVVDVQGEDEPFADEEFFRD
- a CDS encoding undecaprenyl-diphosphate phosphatase, translated to MNPILIAILLGVLQGVLEWLPVSSEGGVALASTALSGFDPDDATRLALFLHAGTAVAAVAYYRGEVRDILRSVRELSRRPFADETADLSFLFVATAATGLTGLPAYLVLDAAVSGLEGGLFVALVGGLLVLTGLVQRFAAALSLGDRDRPDWVDAVFVGLLQGVAILPGVSRSGTTVSALLLRGHEGESSLRLSFLLSIPAALGANVLVLVDDGVPALDPLDAAVALAVSAVVGYLTVGALVQLVRRVPFWTVCVVFGGLGVVGGLLVAL